A part of Cetobacterium somerae ATCC BAA-474 genomic DNA contains:
- a CDS encoding urease subunit gamma translates to MYLTTREKEKLMISVAAEVARKRKNRGVKLNYPETIAYISDEIIEGARDGKSVEELMSYGQTLLKKEDVMEGIAEMIPIIQVEATFRDGTKLVTVHNPIQ, encoded by the coding sequence ATGTATTTAACAACGAGAGAGAAAGAAAAGTTAATGATTAGTGTTGCAGCCGAAGTTGCTAGAAAAAGAAAAAATAGAGGAGTTAAATTAAATTATCCTGAAACAATAGCGTATATTTCTGATGAAATAATAGAGGGTGCAAGAGATGGGAAAAGTGTGGAAGAGTTAATGTCTTACGGGCAAACACTATTAAAAAAAGAGGATGTAATGGAAGGAATAGCTGAAATGATTCCAATAATTCAAGTTGAAGCAACATTTAGAGATGGAACTAAGCTTGTAACTGTACACAATCCAATTCAATAG
- a CDS encoding AmiS/UreI family transporter gives MLGVALLFVGIVLISNGMCRLYNVDGKAQSVMNIFTGGITLILNVVSITRGDYYSGATGLLFTFTYLYVAINGIFNLNPIPYGWFSLFVAINTLPAGYLSLKSDWRMSVIWWLWGVLWLTGWIETVPKKNLGKFTPVLAVFEGIVTAWIPGFLMLIDMW, from the coding sequence ATGCTAGGTGTAGCTCTGTTATTTGTAGGAATAGTTTTAATTAGTAATGGAATGTGCAGACTTTACAATGTAGATGGTAAAGCTCAATCTGTGATGAACATATTTACTGGGGGAATAACCCTTATATTAAATGTTGTTTCTATAACAAGAGGTGATTATTATAGTGGAGCAACAGGATTACTTTTTACTTTTACGTACTTGTATGTAGCTATAAATGGAATTTTTAATTTAAATCCTATTCCTTATGGATGGTTCAGTTTGTTTGTAGCCATAAACACATTACCAGCTGGATATCTATCTTTGAAATCAGATTGGAGAATGAGTGTTATCTGGTGGCTTTGGGGTGTTCTGTGGCTAACAGGTTGGATAGAAACAGTTCCTAAAAAAAATTTAGGAAAATTTACACCTGTACTGGCAGTTTTTGAAGGAATTGTTACAGCTTGGATTCCAGGATTTCTAATGTTGATTGACATGTGGTAG